Part of the Chthoniobacterales bacterium genome is shown below.
TCAAAGAAGTGCGCGATGAGCAGGTCGGCAGCCTCGACATGATCAATACCGTGGTCGATTTGCTCGGGAGTTACACCTTTGCCGAGCGCGTCAGCAAACGCATCGAGTGGAACGACGACCAGCACCACGCGATCCAAGGGCCCGATATTCCGACGGCTGGCCAGATCCCGCAGTTGGTGACTCCGCGTTATCGCAAGGCGACCCGGTTGATCGATATTTTTGTCACGCACACGAATCCGCAAGTGGCCACGATTCTGGCCAATGCCTATGCAGAGGAATATATCCGCTACGTTTTCGAAAAACGCTCCGAGGCCAGCAAAAACGCCCGGCGTTATCTGATCGAGGAATCGGAGCGGCTGCGGGAAAAGATGCGCGTTTCTGAGGAAGCGTTGCAGAATTTCCGCCAGCGGGAAAACTCGCCGTCGCCAGAAAAGCAGCAGACGCTGCTCGAGGGCAAAGTCCAGCAATCCACCGCGCAAATCGACCAGTTGGAGGCGACTCGTTTCCAACTCGACTCTGATTTGAATGTGGCCCGCGCCAACGTGGGTAAAATCGATGAATTGCTCCGCCTCCCGAGTGTCGCACGAGAGCCAAAAATCGCCCAGCTCAACCAATCGATCGCAGACCAGGAGCGCGTGATGCTCCTGCTTTCGCAGCGCTATCGCCCGGAGCATCCGACTTACATTGCGAACCAGACGCAGCTCAACTCCCTGATCACGGACCGCAATACCACATTGGAAAATGTCGTTTCCCTTCTCGAAACCGGGCGCGACCATCTCCAGGCGCAACTCGACGAGATCAACAAAGACAAAAAAGCCCGCGAGTCCGATTTGCTCGCCGTCACCGGTAAATCCGTCGAATACAACGACCTCAAGCGCGAACTCGACACCGATCGGCTGATGTATGATTCCGTCCTCAATCGCATGAAGGAAATCGACATGACAACTGGTTTCACCAGTTCGCCAGTGAATATTCAGGAGCGCGCCCTCGGTGCCGGCTCGCTGACAGAAAGCCCGGTCAAGGTTTACATCACGAACATCCTCCTCGGACTCGCCGCTGGCGTCGCCATTGCTTTGGGTCTCAATGCGTTGGACACCTCCATCCGCACGGTGGAATCGGCCGAGGAAATGACCGGCTTGAGCGTGCTCTCAGCCGTTCCCATTCGCAAAAAGAAAGCCGGCCCCGAGGCGTCGAGCATCTTCGATACTGTAACCAATCGCAGAGGCTTGATCGCCGAAGCCTTCCGTTCGCTCCGCGCGTCGCTGGCTTTTTTGTCGGTCAACGAAGTCAAACGCACCTTCATGATTACCAGCGCCGTGCCATCGGAGGGAAAGACTTTTTGCAGTGCCAACTTCGCGATCACGCTCTCCCAGCAGGGCCTTAAAACCCTCCTGATCGACGCCGATCTCCGCAAGCCCATGGTTTCCAAGGTCTTCCTGAACAAACACGTCAGCCCCGGCCTGAGCGACGTTCTCGCCAACATGGTTCCTCTTCCCGAGGCCGTGATCGCCACCGAAGTGGAAAATCTCACCATACTCACTGCCGGCAACCACGCCCCAAATCCCGCGGAACTCCTCGGCACGACTCGTTTCAAGGAACTCCTCGACGAAGCCCTCCTCACCTACGACCGGATCGTCGTTGACACCGCCCCCTGTCTCGCCGTGAGCGACGCGCAACTCATCGCTCCTTATATGGAAGTCCGCTGCCTCGTCATCCGGGCCATGTCCACTCCGAAACGCACCGTGCTGCGCGCCGTCAAAACCCTCGATGAAATCAATTGCCTGCCCGACGGCATCATTCTGAATTTCCTGCCCACCCGCAGCAGCTACTACTACTCCGGCCGCTATCTCGGATCGTATAGTGGCAAGGGAGTTTACGGTGCCGAGGCGTGATTTCCTCGGGCTTTTGACGCCCCTCGCCTCTTCCTCCCAAAGCCTTCCTCCATGAGCACTGTTTCCCAGCCAGCCTTGCTCAACGAGTCCACAGACGGCGAGACTCGCGCACTGGTTCTGGGCATTCCCGCGCCGGTCGTCCTTTTTGTCTCCATTGTTCTGCCGTGGCTCTTCCTCTGGAATGAAATGCGAGTCGAATGGAGCGTGAACGAACAATACGGCTACGGCTGGTTCGTCCCGCCCTTCGCCGCTATCCTTTTCTGGCTGCGCTGGGCCGATGCGCCACCGCTCCAGCCACCAGCCCGGCTGAAGTGGTTGCCAGCTCTGATGGTGATCGCACTCCTCCTGATTTTGCCATTGCGCCTCATTGAAGTCCCCAATCCCCGACTGGCGCACGCCGCAATGGATCCACTCTTTCCTCTTCACCGGCATCAGCCTGGGACTTCTCTGGTGCGCCGGAGGCAGGAAATTTGCCGCCCACTTTCTTTTTCCCGTCTGCTTTCTGCTCGTCGCCATCCCTTGGCCGAGTGAAATCGAGGAACCGCTCGTCCAGGGCCTCATGCGCAAGATCGCCGGAGCCGTCGCGGAAACGATGAACCTCATGGGCATCCCCGCCGCCCAGGCGGGTAACCTCATCCAGATTCGCGGGCAAATCGTCGGCGTCAATGAGGCGTGCAGCGGCATTCGTTCGCTTCAGACCACCATCATGGCGGCATTCCTGCTCGGCGATTTGCGCCGCTTGTCCATCGCCGGACGCGGCTGGCTCCTCCTGGGCGGACTCGGACTCGCCTTGTTTGCCAATTTTATCCGCAGCGGCACGCTCGTCTGGATCGCTGGCAACCAGGGCATTGCCGCCCTCGAACACTGGCACGATACCGCAGGACTCCTCGTGCTCGTCACCGTGATCATCGGCCTCTACGCGCTCTCCTCAAAGCTCCATTCGACTTCCATTCCCATGGAAAAGAGCGCCGCTGCACCCGCGCTCAACGCCGTCCCCCGTCCGGCCCTGCGCCTTTGCCTCCTGCTCATCGCCGGCTTGCTCGTGGGAGAAACCATCACCCGCATCTGGTATGCGCCATCGGCTTCTCGCGAACCCACGCCTTGGACCGTGCAGGCTCCGACTGGCTCACCAGGGTTTAAGGACAACCCCATCGACAACCGCACCCGCGCCTACCTGCGCTACGACAGCGCCATCGCCGCGAGCTGGCGTACCATTGGTAGCGTCCGCGCCGCTTGCACGATGTTTTTTCTGCGTTGGGAAGCCGGACGCACCTCGGCCATCCGCGCCACTATGCATCAGCCCCATATCTGTCTGACTGCGATGGGAATGAAACAAAAAGCCGACTTCGGCATCGCCCCGTGGACGTTCGCCAATGGACTGCAACTCCCCGTGCGCGAATACATCTTCGAGCAGGGCGGCCGTCCTGTGAATGTCTTCTATGTCGTCTGGCGTGAAGGCCTTACCGGGAGTGTCCCCGACCCCACCAACAATCGCTGGGACCGCTTCGACAGCGTCCTGCGGCGTCAGGTCAACCCCGCGAGCCAGACTCTGGAGATCGTGGTCAACGGCACACCCGACCGCGAGTCGGCCCAAGCTGTTTTCCGGTCCGAGTTGAGTCGCATTCTTCTCCAACCGGCGGTGAAAAACTAAAACAGCGGGATCTGCTCCTTGTCTTCCTTCGTGCGGCGGGCGCGTGCGCCAGTCGCGGGCCTGGCGCGGCCACCGGCGCTCAGCTCAGCCTGCTCCAAGTTGCCGAGAATCTCCTTCGCGCGTCGAATAATCGTCGGCGGCAACCCGGCCAGGCGCGCCACTTGGATGCCGTAGCTCTTATCGGCGCAACCCTTCACGATCTTGCGCAGGAAAATGATCTGCTCATTCCATTCGCGGACGGCGATGTTGTAATTCTTCACCCCGCCACGCCCGGATTCCAGATCGGTCATCTCGTGGTAATGCGTCGCAAACAACGTCCGCGCTCCGATCTGATCGTGGAGAAACTCCGCCACGCTCCAGGCAATCGAAAGCCCGTCGAAGGTCGAAGTTCCCCGGCCGATCTCGTCCAATATGACCAAACTCCGCGCGGTCGCATTGTTGACGATGTTCGCCGTTTCGTTCATTTCCACCATGAAGGTCGATTGGCCCTTCGACAGATCGTCGTTCGCGCCGACTCGGGTAAATATCCGGTCCACCAAGCCGATCTCGGCTGAGGCGGCGGGCACCCAGCTTCCGATTTGCGCCACGAGGACGAGCAAGGCGACCTGACGGATGTAAGTCGATTTGCCGGCCATGTTCGGCCCGGTGATGATGAGCAGCCGATTCGACTCCAAGTCGAGCAACACATCGTTGGGCACGAACTTTCCATCGACTAAATTCTGATCGAGCACCGGGTGGCGGCCATCGACAATGTGCAACCGGCCCTCGTTCGTCAGCGTCGGACGGCAATAGCCAAAGAGGCGCGCCGTCTCGGCCAGCGACGCCAGCGCGTCGAGCGTGGCAATGGTCGCCGCCGTCCGTTGCAGCGCCGGGAGTTCCATTAATATCTGACTCCGCAGCTCGCCAAAGAGATCGTACTCCAGCTTCTTCATCCGCTCATCCGAGCCGAGAATCTTGTTCTCCATCTCCTTCAGTTCGGGAGTCACATAACGCTCGCCGTTTACCGTGGTCTGCTTGCGCACGTAGTCGATCGGCACCGCTCCGACGTTGGCCTTCGTCACTTCGATGAAATACCCGAAGACGGACGTGTAGCGTATCTTCAATGACTTGATCCCCGTCCGCTCGATTTCGCGATCTTGCAGCGCGGCGATCCAGTTTTTGCCCTCCACCGAGGCCACGCGCAGCTCGTCGAGCACGGGATGATACCCCTCGCGGAAAATGCCGCCCTCCTTCAGCGCGAGCGGCGGCTCGTCGGTGATGGCCCGGGTCAAAAGGGTCGTCAACTCCGGCAGCGGCAGCAGATTTTCCTCCAACTCGAATGCCAGCCGGTCGCGATCTCGCGCACCCAGCTCTGGTCGCATCAGGGCCACCAGATGCGACTTCAACTCCGGGATCTGCTCCAGTGAACAGCGCAGCGCCAGCACATCGCGCGCATTCCCGCCGCCCTGCGAAAGCCGCGAAACGATCCGCTCGATGTCGCGAATATCCCGCGCGGTCTGCCGCAATTTCTCGAGCAGGTACGTTTCCTCCAGTAGATCGCCGATGAACTGCTGACGCCGGTTCAGTTCCACCAAATCGCAGATCGGCTGGAGCAACCATTGACGCAACCGGCGCGCTCCCATCGGAGTTACAGTCCTATCTAAAGAGGCGAGCAGCGTGTGCTTGCCGGAAGTGCGCGATGTCACCAGCTCGAGGTTGATCTGCGTCGCGGCGTCGAGCGCGACAATACCGTCCGTGCGATACGATCCCAGCGTCCCGACGTGACTCACATTGCGCCGCAAACTGTGCCGCAGATAATGCAGGATGGCCCCCGCCGCCGACGTGCCGAGAGCGAGATGCGAGACGCCAAACCCATCGAGCGATTGCGTCTTAAAGTGGTCGAGCAGCGTGAAACTCGCATGCTCCGGGCTGAAGAGGAAATCCTCCACCTCGACCAGGTTCACCAGATCGGAGAAATGCGCCATCTGCGCTTGCGCCACCAGCATTTCCGCCGGATTTACCCGCGCCAATTCATCGAGCAGCGACGCCATCGTCACCATCTCAGTCAACCGAAACTCGCCCGTGCTCAGGTCGATCACGGCCAAACCGTAACCTGTCCCAGCCTCGTGCCAGACGGCAGCCAGATAGTTATTCTTCGACGAATCGAGCAGGTTGAAATCCGACACCGTGCCCGGCGAAATGATTTGCGTCACCTCCCGCTGGACGATTTTCCCTGGTTGTGGCTCGCTGGTTTGCTCGCAGATCGCGATGCGCTTGCCCGCCTGGATGAGCTTCGCAATGTAACCCTCCGCCGCATGATACGGCACCCCGCACATCGGAGTCGTATGGCGTTTCGTGAGGGCGACCCCGAGGATCGACGCCGCTTCCCGCGCATCCTCGAAAAACATCTCGTAGAAATCCCCCAACCGATAGAAGAGCAGCGTCTGCGGCGGCAGCGAGGCGCGTATCTTTTGATACTGCTGCATCATGGGGGTGAGGTTGTCCGACATTGCTGGCTGGGATGTTAGGGGAAAGAAAAAAGTTCGCAAGGAAGCACCTCCGAGCTTCTAGTTTCCGAATGGATGCCCCGCTGCTCGCGCTGGAAAATGTATCGGTGCGACGTGGGTCGGTGGAGATTTTGCGTGGGATCGACTGGACGATGCGACCGGGCGAGCATTGGGTGATCCTCGGGGCGAATGGCTCGGGAAAGACGTCGCTGCTGGCGGCGTTGACGGGCTATTTGTCAGCCAGCGAGGGGACGATCTCGCTGCTGGGGCGGACGTTTGGCACTTACGATTGGCGCGAGTTGCGGAAGCGCGTGGGGTTGGTCAGCTCGTCGGTGCGGCAGCGGATTCCCGATGAGGAAGAGGGACAAATGACGGTCCTGAGCGGGCGCGAGGCAATGGTGGGCCATTGGGGCAAGGTGAAAAAGGCGGAGTTGCAGCGTGCTCAGGAGATCCTGGAACGACTCGGATGCGAATCGCTGGCGTGGCGTCCCTGGTTGGTGCTGTCCCAGGGCGAGCGGCAGAAAATCCTCATCGGTCGCGCACTGATGGCGGAGCCAGATTTGTTGATTCTCGACGAGCCCTGCGCCGGTCTCGACCCGGTGGCGCGGGAAGATTTTTTGCAACACGTCGAGCTTTTGGCCCGCTCGGAAAACGCTCCCGGCCTCGTCCTCGTCACGCATCACGTGGAGGAAATCACGCCGGGTTTCAGCCACGTCCTGCTCCTGCAAGGCGGGCGGGTTTTACACTCCGGGCCGAAGAAACGCACGCTCACGAGCGCCCATCTCGCGGCCACTTTTCAGCGTAATCTCCGTCTCACCCAACGTGGCGGACGCTACCATCTGGCTATTGCCCCGGAGGACGGAGTTCGATAGAAGTCTCCGCCATGTCCGCCACTCTCCCCTTTTTGCAACGCCTCTTTGGCGGCCTCCTGCGCACCCTCGTTTATCGCGTCACCATCCAGGGCTTGGGAAATCTCCCGCGCACCGGCGGGGTGCTCCTCGTTCCCAACCACCTCACCTACGTGGACGCCGTTGTGCTGCAACTCGCCTGCCCGCGTCCCGTGCGATTTCTGGTCCACCGCACCATCTACGACATCCCCGCGCTCAACCTCGTTTTTCGCTGGATCAAAGCCATCCCGATCTCGGAAACGCACGCCAAGGACGCTATCCGGCTCGCCTCTGAAAAACTGACCGCAGGCGAAGTCGTCTGCATTTTTCCCGAAGGCGAACTCAGCCGCAGCGGCACGTTGCTCAAGCTTAAAAAAGGCTTCGAACTCATCGCCCGCCGCGCCGGCACCCCGGTCGTCCCGGTCTGGCTCGACCGCCTTTGGGGTTCCATCTTTTCCTTCAAGGGCGGCCTCTTCTTCAGGAAAATGCCCACCCGCATTCCATATCCGGTCACTGTTTCCTTCGACGTCCCGATCCCTGCGGAAAAAGCCGACGTCGCCCACGTCCGCGAACGTCTCCTCATCCTCGGTGAGGCCGCCTACCAGGCTCGCAAGGAACTCCGCGGACACCTCGGACGCGCCTGCATCGCGGGATTGAAGCGCAAGATGGGCGACGTCTCCGTGATCGACGGGAGCAATCACTCCACCCTCACCCGCGGGATGCTCCTTGCCGTCGGCATCGCCCTCAGCCGTCATCTCAAGCGCCGCTACCCGGCCAGCCGCATCGCCATCGTCCTACCCCCGAGCAAAGGTGCCGTCGTCGCCAACCTCGCCACCATGCTCGCGGACAAAGTCCCGGTGAACCTCAACCTCACCGCTGGCCGCGCCTCCCTCGAATCCGCCATCGCCCGTGGCGAAATCGAAGTCGCCATCACTGCGAGACTCGTCCAGCGCAAATTCGAGCAAATCCCCTGGCCCAAAGACCCTCGGAAAGTCATCTACCTCGAGGAACTCCTCCCCAAGCTCAAGCCGCAGATCATTTTCTGGCGCATCTTCGCCGCCATTCTCCCCACCCGATTCCTTGCCTGGTGCATCGACCTCCCCGCCATCGGCGATCACCGCGAAGCCGTCCTCCTTTTCACCAGCGGCAGCTCCGGCGAACCGAAAGGCGTCGCCCTTTCCCATCGCAACCTCCTCGCCAACGTCGCCCAGTTCAGCTCCATGCTGAACCTCGCCCCCCGCTCCACCATCCTCGCTTCGCTTCCGTTTTTCCACAGCTTCGGCTGCACCGTCACCCTCTGGTATCCGCTCATCGAAGGCCTCCGCTCCGTCACCTTCCCCTCACCCTTGGAAACCGCGAAAAACATCGAACTCATCGAAAAATACCGCGTCAATCTCCTCGTCTCCACCCCCACTTTCCTTCGCGGCTACATCCGCAAGGCGAAACCCGAGCAACTCCGCTCCATCGAACTCCTCGTCACTGGCGCTGAGAAGCTCCCCTCCGAACTCGCCACCGCCTTCGAGGCCGCCCTCGGCCTGCCCGTCCTCCAGGGCTACGGCCTCACCGAGACCTCCCCCGCCGTCAGCACCAACCTCCACGACCCCAAACCTTCGCGCCCCGGCGACTCCATCCAGCCCTCCAACCGCCCCGGCAGCGTCGGCAAACTTCTCGCCGGTCAGGCCATCCGCATCACCGATCCCGAGACCGACGCCCCCCTCTCCCTCCACGACACCGGCATGTTGTGGATCAAAGGCCCCAACATCTTCTCCGGCTACCTCAACGACCCCGTTCGCAGCGCCGAAGTCCTCACCCCCGACGGCTGGTTTCGCACCGGCGACCTCGCCCGCATGGACGACGACGGTTTCCTTTTCATCGAAGGCCGCCTCTCCCGCTTCTCCAAAATCGGCGGCGAAATGGTCCCGCACGAAACCGTCGAAAGCACCATTGCCGGCACCCTCGATATCGACCCCTCGGGCGACCGCAAACTCGCCATCGGCTCCATCCCCGACGAAGTCAAAGGCGAGGCCCTCGTCCTCCTCACCACCGTCCCCATCGACGCGAGCGAACTCCGCAAACGACTCAACGACGCCGGCATCCCCAATCTCTGGATTCCCAAAATCATCTCGCAGGTGGAAAAAATCCCCGTCCTCAGCACCGGCAAACTCGACCTCGCAGGCGTCAAACAACTCTGCGCCGCCGCGAAATGAAAAGCCGCCTGATTTCCGGGGAGCACACGCGACTCGCGTGTGGTTTTCGGCGACTCGCCGAAAATGGGGACCTGGACAGAAGGAAAAGATGTCATCCTCGGGGAATACCTGGATCGACGACGATCGAGCGATTTATCAATGCCGAAAATCCCGCTCGGATTGGCGTGCTTCCTTCGCTGGACAAGTTTTACAAATGGCGTGTCATCGCCAACCGACAATGTGCGCCTTGATCGACTTTCACTTGTGGAGATCCAGTAAATCTT
Proteins encoded:
- a CDS encoding polysaccharide biosynthesis tyrosine autokinase; its protein translation is MNNETDNTSNLGGDGPSQGDKLASYYHAVQERLWIVLLCLVLGAIGAAIKVAMTVPKFQARSVLFLEQEQNKVLNNVKEVRDEQVGSLDMINTVVDLLGSYTFAERVSKRIEWNDDQHHAIQGPDIPTAGQIPQLVTPRYRKATRLIDIFVTHTNPQVATILANAYAEEYIRYVFEKRSEASKNARRYLIEESERLREKMRVSEEALQNFRQRENSPSPEKQQTLLEGKVQQSTAQIDQLEATRFQLDSDLNVARANVGKIDELLRLPSVAREPKIAQLNQSIADQERVMLLLSQRYRPEHPTYIANQTQLNSLITDRNTTLENVVSLLETGRDHLQAQLDEINKDKKARESDLLAVTGKSVEYNDLKRELDTDRLMYDSVLNRMKEIDMTTGFTSSPVNIQERALGAGSLTESPVKVYITNILLGLAAGVAIALGLNALDTSIRTVESAEEMTGLSVLSAVPIRKKKAGPEASSIFDTVTNRRGLIAEAFRSLRASLAFLSVNEVKRTFMITSAVPSEGKTFCSANFAITLSQQGLKTLLIDADLRKPMVSKVFLNKHVSPGLSDVLANMVPLPEAVIATEVENLTILTAGNHAPNPAELLGTTRFKELLDEALLTYDRIVVDTAPCLAVSDAQLIAPYMEVRCLVIRAMSTPKRTVLRAVKTLDEINCLPDGIILNFLPTRSSYYYSGRYLGSYSGKGVYGAEA
- a CDS encoding archaeosortase/exosortase family protein; this encodes MSTVSQPALLNESTDGETRALVLGIPAPVVLFVSIVLPWLFLWNEMRVEWSVNEQYGYGWFVPPFAAILFWLRWADAPPLQPPARLKWLPALMVIALLLILPLRLIEVPNPRLAHAAMDPLFPLHRHQPGTSLVRRRQEICRPLSFSRLLSARRHPLAE
- a CDS encoding exosortase/archaeosortase family protein; protein product: MGLLWCAGGRKFAAHFLFPVCFLLVAIPWPSEIEEPLVQGLMRKIAGAVAETMNLMGIPAAQAGNLIQIRGQIVGVNEACSGIRSLQTTIMAAFLLGDLRRLSIAGRGWLLLGGLGLALFANFIRSGTLVWIAGNQGIAALEHWHDTAGLLVLVTVIIGLYALSSKLHSTSIPMEKSAAAPALNAVPRPALRLCLLLIAGLLVGETITRIWYAPSASREPTPWTVQAPTGSPGFKDNPIDNRTRAYLRYDSAIAASWRTIGSVRAACTMFFLRWEAGRTSAIRATMHQPHICLTAMGMKQKADFGIAPWTFANGLQLPVREYIFEQGGRPVNVFYVVWREGLTGSVPDPTNNRWDRFDSVLRRQVNPASQTLEIVVNGTPDRESAQAVFRSELSRILLQPAVKN
- the mutS gene encoding DNA mismatch repair protein MutS, translating into MSDNLTPMMQQYQKIRASLPPQTLLFYRLGDFYEMFFEDAREAASILGVALTKRHTTPMCGVPYHAAEGYIAKLIQAGKRIAICEQTSEPQPGKIVQREVTQIISPGTVSDFNLLDSSKNNYLAAVWHEAGTGYGLAVIDLSTGEFRLTEMVTMASLLDELARVNPAEMLVAQAQMAHFSDLVNLVEVEDFLFSPEHASFTLLDHFKTQSLDGFGVSHLALGTSAAGAILHYLRHSLRRNVSHVGTLGSYRTDGIVALDAATQINLELVTSRTSGKHTLLASLDRTVTPMGARRLRQWLLQPICDLVELNRRQQFIGDLLEETYLLEKLRQTARDIRDIERIVSRLSQGGGNARDVLALRCSLEQIPELKSHLVALMRPELGARDRDRLAFELEENLLPLPELTTLLTRAITDEPPLALKEGGIFREGYHPVLDELRVASVEGKNWIAALQDREIERTGIKSLKIRYTSVFGYFIEVTKANVGAVPIDYVRKQTTVNGERYVTPELKEMENKILGSDERMKKLEYDLFGELRSQILMELPALQRTAATIATLDALASLAETARLFGYCRPTLTNEGRLHIVDGRHPVLDQNLVDGKFVPNDVLLDLESNRLLIITGPNMAGKSTYIRQVALLVLVAQIGSWVPAASAEIGLVDRIFTRVGANDDLSKGQSTFMVEMNETANIVNNATARSLVILDEIGRGTSTFDGLSIAWSVAEFLHDQIGARTLFATHYHEMTDLESGRGGVKNYNIAVREWNEQIIFLRKIVKGCADKSYGIQVARLAGLPPTIIRRAKEILGNLEQAELSAGGRARPATGARARRTKEDKEQIPLF
- a CDS encoding ABC transporter ATP-binding protein, which gives rise to MDAPLLALENVSVRRGSVEILRGIDWTMRPGEHWVILGANGSGKTSLLAALTGYLSASEGTISLLGRTFGTYDWRELRKRVGLVSSSVRQRIPDEEEGQMTVLSGREAMVGHWGKVKKAELQRAQEILERLGCESLAWRPWLVLSQGERQKILIGRALMAEPDLLILDEPCAGLDPVAREDFLQHVELLARSENAPGLVLVTHHVEEITPGFSHVLLLQGGRVLHSGPKKRTLTSAHLAATFQRNLRLTQRGGRYHLAIAPEDGVR
- a CDS encoding AMP-binding protein, giving the protein MSATLPFLQRLFGGLLRTLVYRVTIQGLGNLPRTGGVLLVPNHLTYVDAVVLQLACPRPVRFLVHRTIYDIPALNLVFRWIKAIPISETHAKDAIRLASEKLTAGEVVCIFPEGELSRSGTLLKLKKGFELIARRAGTPVVPVWLDRLWGSIFSFKGGLFFRKMPTRIPYPVTVSFDVPIPAEKADVAHVRERLLILGEAAYQARKELRGHLGRACIAGLKRKMGDVSVIDGSNHSTLTRGMLLAVGIALSRHLKRRYPASRIAIVLPPSKGAVVANLATMLADKVPVNLNLTAGRASLESAIARGEIEVAITARLVQRKFEQIPWPKDPRKVIYLEELLPKLKPQIIFWRIFAAILPTRFLAWCIDLPAIGDHREAVLLFTSGSSGEPKGVALSHRNLLANVAQFSSMLNLAPRSTILASLPFFHSFGCTVTLWYPLIEGLRSVTFPSPLETAKNIELIEKYRVNLLVSTPTFLRGYIRKAKPEQLRSIELLVTGAEKLPSELATAFEAALGLPVLQGYGLTETSPAVSTNLHDPKPSRPGDSIQPSNRPGSVGKLLAGQAIRITDPETDAPLSLHDTGMLWIKGPNIFSGYLNDPVRSAEVLTPDGWFRTGDLARMDDDGFLFIEGRLSRFSKIGGEMVPHETVESTIAGTLDIDPSGDRKLAIGSIPDEVKGEALVLLTTVPIDASELRKRLNDAGIPNLWIPKIISQVEKIPVLSTGKLDLAGVKQLCAAAK